From Erigeron canadensis isolate Cc75 chromosome 5, C_canadensis_v1, whole genome shotgun sequence:
agccgtttgtcatATGTGAACGGAAAACATGAACAacttcattcacaagttcacaaaagactACTTTGAAGATttctttaaaaagtttattctacaacatacatttttatatcatttcacatgtgaataaacaaaaaaaaaaacatgtgaacaaacatataatttaagagttcttatggttcttacaaaaaaaatgattctcaaaataagaaaactctctctctctctctctctatatatatatatatatatatatatgtgtgtgtgttaggtaaaataaaacaaatattaaagtaaaacaaataaaacaataggtttctcttcactgaaaatcatcgcgcatcaattgcttcgtggatcttcgtacatcaatttaatcatgatctaagggtcaagatcatgtcttatttgttttacgttaatatttgttttacaatacccaacccatatgtatatatatattatatatatactagtcttaTTGCCCATACGATATACAgtagttatatagattgtatcataaaaaaattcgaatatgcctcgTACATGCATCGTgcgtatgaaataaattgtggttagagtaaatcgatgatcgaaactaaattGTAATAAACAGTAAtcataaatacaatatatgtttagttaaagttttggatttaccttaaataattagaaccacatcaaaatcgaaacttgtaagcatagtagatgatgacaaatagccttgtgatttcagatCGTAAAATTTTTGAAGTGTTTATGTAATAAAGAGaaaaagacaatttattaatgagaaaacgatcaatccaaataaagttataatgtcttttgtattaataagctaAAAGTTAGAATTTAATtgtaagtctaataaggaaattgaatttatatacaactaaaaaactattaacaaaataaataaattaaaaggacacatgtcgatcaaagattatgccacgtgtcgttttaagaatatatcaatcctgttttagtttattggtagatgggaatagagaatataaggttgtctgacacccaagcttaggtgtggaacccctcacatactaatattttattatttattgtttaatgaataaatgtctggacccccatgatttttatgatttaaaaaattaatatgtgatttttatggtttaaaaaataagagccttatattcccttttacaatttattcattaaacaataaataataagaaattaATCTTTGTCTTTTTACAAgttattgtaaaaatttaatatgatatCCGCGTTTATTTGTCTCTTAACTTCTACAATGATTTACATGGTACTTCTCATTTCTTTTTGTATTCACATATGATAGTATAACTTTAGTgcgttttcattatttttttttcccgttATGTCACACTTTTCTCGATTATAGTTGCTACATGATTAACATTCCTTTTTCTATTCCTTCTAATATTCATAGGATTTATCATGTAGATGATAAGATTTGTACACaacattttatttatcatgtagATGATAAGATTTGCCTGGGATATTAGGCATCATACTCTTGTTTTGGTCAGAGCTTAAGCTTAGGATCTTATACTTGAAGGCCTTCTATCCGCTTCGCCCGTCAATCTTACCCTTTTGTGAGGGGTATGTCAGATAGGCTCCCAACATTCCTCACCAAGTCTGACCCCTTGGTTTAGGCATTTGACCATATTTGTAGCTTTCTCTTTTACTCCAATATTTACTTGCCCGCTATCCTAAGCATATCGACCAGTGGTCTCGATCATTTTCTTCGGGCATTTTTCATTTGCCACACCTTCCGACTCTGAGGTTCCGGAGTACATAACTAGTTATTATTAATTGCCTTAACTATTTCAACATTAAATTTCCAATTAACCACATCAAAAGTCATATGATCGCATTAATTTCAAATGCAGTGAGTACGCAAACATTATGGTCTAACATAACTAGAACTAGTGGTGGTGATGTATCGTTTTGacttactatatataatatatatatatatatatatatatataattatatatataattattaaaacagtatgAATCCGAACGATTCTAAGGCAtctaaaaatttaaagttattttataaaattgccacataggactcaatcttatgtgtcatctctaaactttttatataatatttatatctaatatttatatatgtatctaaataaaaaaaaataataataataatatcaaaattgAATTGAAATGTCGTATACATTACTAAAATTATATGTATCAAATATAGAAATAATATTAAGTACCTGATTTGAGATCACCTCGAATCTAtgttttgaatttaaaatatcaaagcttcttaaatatttatttataatgtattttatttttgcattttctttcttttttgaaaaccaatatatatatatatatatcatcttatAAGTATTTAAACTTATTGTCATTATATTTAGTCAATATAATTGCACATTATAGAGGGTTTTTCATCAAAGAGTTTAATGGGGAATCTATTTTGTGAAGACTCTTTAACGTTAAATGAGTTAAGATAACTTATGATAGACTTACCAGCATTCGCGAGtaattcaaaactttttttaaaaaataaaaaatatatttatcgcAGAGTCACACCATTCaaattaataaatcatttttaaaattaccGCACATCATGCGGGTTaaatacctaatatatatatatatatatatatatatagtgtcaaaattgtcagttgtttatttatactattatatatataaaaaaaaactaactctAATGTTCAAAATTAGGTggaaaaaaatatctaaaatactatATTATACTATCAgtctttaattattaaaatatctttattaacaatttatatcaattatttttacatcaattatctacatcactcgacgccgcctctaccaccaacaatcgTCCCccaccaaaacaaaaaaaaaactattattttttcGGTTTTCAGTTCGAATTATCCGGTAGTCATGGTCTTTTTTTTGTCACTCCTATTAATTAGCttccatatataaatttaaatatattacgagtaaaaGTTATTATTGATTTCTCTGTTTCACGCAAACTCTTAGATGCAAAGAAagttaataataaacaaataaatttagatataattataagttttaaataCTTATGATACCTTATATCTTTTATCATTTTCATAATGCATGATGCATCAAACTTGAAACTCTTAATTTGTTACATATGAAgattatatatgtgaaaaattgatcactcaaatctttttttttatttacatccTGCCAATTCCTTCTCTATATATGTACCTAAActcattttattatatgtatgcaAATATAACAATATTGTTATTCAAACaccttttatttataatttattaatatatgatatCATGAAACATTATCATTTTGTTAGTTATATATGTCGatccgcgtattacgcgggatatAATCTAGTTAAGACATATACCATGTATCttctatatatacaatttatataaaataagaacggcgagaacacttaaaaacattattttgatgcattaaaagtccataaaactaacatagtgcataactaattatcattatttaagtgtttaaacacacattgatccttcaaattcgaaaaaatcacgttttttgttttgtgcatccatcttggatgcatattatcaaaatgatgcatccaacaaaaaacgtgattttttccgattttgacggatccatgtgttgttaaacacttaaataatgataattagttatgcactatgtgagttttatggacttttaatgcatcaaaatgtagtttttaagtgttctcatttattctcattttaagttggttctcatttgattgtcatcctatatatatagagaaaggtttatttgagaactcataaataaaaaagaacgcgagaacaattctggaccactcattttttttatattttctctctcttccattaaataagaaaattcacccaaatcatttaaaatgctttatctcacaaaccgtaaatcgttagacgaaacaaaaagcatgggtaatcttaaaattttgtcctctttcattagagatccaattcgatataattttgacgacttttttaatttttgtttttttttcccatcctgttcatcctacacatttgtaggttcatcctacacatgtgtaagatcattgtttttacatgtaaattagtaaatgaacatatgtacacaacaatgaaggttaagggcggagcccatcaatccatggcagagccatggtagccaaggacggagcccgtcagtccatggcggaggaatagcggctaagggcggagcccgttaggtagatcacccctcactggtcaccccctatgacctatcaccctctatgacctatcaccctataacctatcaccctctatgacctatcacccccactagctttggtttatgaatatccttaagggcgaagcccgttccgaatcataatttttgttcaacctacacatgtgtaagttcaacctacacatgtgtaagttcaatcccgttccgaatcataatttttgttcaacctacacatgtgtaagttcaacctacacatgcgtaagttatgtgtaactaccaaaaagaaaacaaaaattaaaaagtcgtcaaaagtatatcgaattggatctctaatgaaagaggacgaaattttaagactacccatgctttttgttttgtctaacgatttacggtttgtgagttagaacattttgaatgatttgggtgaattttattatttaattgaagagagaaaaaaatgaaaagaatgtgtggttcagaatggttcttgagttttttttttaggagttcccaaaataactcacccatatatatatatatatatatataagttatgtaATCAAACTCTACACTACTGAAACATTATACATTTAGCGGCGAAGCTACATATTTGATTAAGTGGGTTCCTTGCCAATATATTAAGGTTTATATGCATAAGACTATCTAGACTttggaaataaaataaatatatatatttttaaacattcagtcggtatacgacatcagaaaaacttcaccgtataatgaTGAAGTCTTGCATGTACCCTAGAGAACGAGATGATGACCATAAGTCGTTACAAGTATTATAAAGGGGAAAAAATAGTATTATTTGATGGGTTGATAAAGCTAATTAAATGCCCTCGATAGCCAAAATTCGAAATTTTAGATCAAAAGTcccaaataataaaataatcagaAGATGCAATGGAATTCATGTCGCGAATCCTCTTGAAAGAGAGGGGTGCTTTCGGAAACGCGGACATATGTTTGCCCTTGAACCTATATACGTGCCTTAACTTTGTTTCTCGGGAAATTCGTGCGGCGGAAGATCATGAAATTGAGAATGTCTATATCAAAAATATCTAGGGCCTAAGATTGCTCTCAAATTTCCATTAGAGACACTCCTTAGtccttttgttttgtaattgtGTTAGATGAGCTAAAAATATCATTCAACTCGACACAACCCAATTGTTAAGTATAAGTCGTGTCGGGTTTTCCAATCCAGACCCAATTAATCTTAACCGAACATAAATAAATGTGACCCATTTAGTTAAAGGTATTGACAAAGATCAAGTCATATTATAAATTGCACTATTTGTGAAGTCTATTCTAGCTTTGGTAAATATCTTGTAGCCAAAGGTGAAGTCTATTCTAGCTTTGGTAATGATGTGAACTCCTATCCTCCGATCCATTCGTGTCTAGGGGATTAAAGTTTGCCTATTTGTGATaacatattattttgttttgttactTGTTACACAAATGATCGAAGTGTTATTACATGTACTAAATTTAAAGAAATAACAGAATTCAAAAGCTCGACATAATAGTACTTAAGAATAATCAACATAGGAATAATGTAACTCATCGAGATAGTGAAGAAACATGTGACGATGTGATCCAATTAAGCTATAGCATCGTCATCTTATTTTTGGATTTGTAGTTGTGATAGGAAAACTAGTTTGTCTTGGTCAACTTGGACAATGAGTCCGTCTCTATTATTATAACTGTAATTGTTTTTTCCATACTTCGGCGTCTTGTCGGTGCAcgatattaataaaagaaaagtattagttgttataaaaaaaattaagaataatCAAGATCATTAAATATTTAACTACATATGCATTTTACGCACTAGAAAGCTGAAATTAATTCATCAAACTTTACATATAACTTTATTGAGCATTAGTTAcaagtcaaaatttaaaatttaaaacatgtaAGAATAAGTAGAAAAATATAACAGCAAATAATATATACTGTATAATCCAACCCATTAATTTCACATTAATGATACCCGTCTATAATTAAGATGACAAAGTTGGGATACTTTGTTCATTCCTAAAGAAATTATTAGGGTCAACTCTAGTCTTGACTCTTGTTAACCTTTTGTAATTAGTCTCTTTGAAATACTTGTGCCCATAAACCATCCCTTCAACATAAGCATTCTTTCCATGACTATTGACACCAATTTCCAAATCTCTATAATTCAAAAATGCTTCTCTAGGGTTCATAGACACAAATGGAGTCATGTAATCATACATGACCCTTGTGAAGTTTAAGTTTCGAGTTGCCGCTTCATCGCCTAGTTCTTCCCAGTTCGTTTCGTATGCAATCTTTGCTATGTTCCCTGCTCGATGTGGGAAAGGCTTTGCGAATTCAGAGATTTTACTCATTCTTCCACCATATGGGCTGAAAGTTAACATTTGGTTCTCAAGCTCTTTCATCTTTTCGAATATGAACTCAAACCCATGTTTAGAAATAGGTTTTTGCACGTAGTCGGATTTGACCTTGTATGGGTTAAGACTTTGAGGTGTACGACTTAAAAGAGTCGTGGTGGGCGTACCAATGGGGAAGTCTGTGTAGAAAAGCACAGACTCGATCCAACTCATTTCAATACAATCCGACTTTTGTAACCCTAATTCCGGGAAATCTCTATCCAAGATTGTAACAAGATTCGTTGAGTTTCCTAAGTACAACGTTGGAAACACAGCACGAATGGTCTTCTCACCATTCGTGTTGTTTATAACATTAAACCTCATTCGAAGAAAAATGTTAACATCAAGCTTGTCCACAACTTGAGTCCACTTATGGGCGATACTAGTAAGGTTTTGTTCCGATGTTCTTTCTATGTTAAAAACCGTAACAACTTGTGGAACACGAACAAGTTTGATCTTATAAGCTACAACAACACCAAAACTAataccaccaccaccgctaATAGCCCAAAACAAATCTTCACCCATCGTTTTTCGATTCAAAAGCTTGCCATTAACATCAATTAATTGTGCATCAACAATGTTATCGACAGTCAAACCATATTTCCTCATTAAGTTACCATATCCACCACCACTAATATGTCCACCAACTCCAACCGTAGGGCAAACTCCGGCAGGAAAACCATGAGTGTCACTTTTTTCAGCTATTCGGTAGTAAATTTCACCAAGAGTGGCACCAGATTGGACCCAAGCGGTTTCTTGGTCGATATTCACATTTATCGACCTTAAATTAAACATATCAACGATGAAAAAAGGTTCATTAGTGTTTGTAACATAGGAAAGCCCTTCAAAATCATGTCCCCCACTTCTAGTTTTCATAAGCAACCGGTTTTCTTTGCCACAAA
This genomic window contains:
- the LOC122601646 gene encoding berberine bridge enzyme-like 8 produces the protein MTTKIIYFNIVTILFLLFFTKSFATSNTITDNFIQCLNSRSNPSFPINGTLYTPGNSSFPTVLQTYIRNLRFNESITRKPILIITARHVSHIQAAVVCGKENRLLMKTRSGGHDFEGLSYVTNTNEPFFIVDMFNLRSINVNIDQETAWVQSGATLGEIYYRIAEKSDTHGFPAGVCPTVGVGGHISGGGYGNLMRKYGLTVDNIVDAQLIDVNGKLLNRKTMGEDLFWAISGGGGISFGVVVAYKIKLVRVPQVVTVFNIERTSEQNLTSIAHKWTQVVDKLDVNIFLRMRFNVINNTNGEKTIRAVFPTLYLGNSTNLVTILDRDFPELGLQKSDCIEMSWIESVLFYTDFPIGTPTTTLLSRTPQSLNPYKVKSDYVQKPISKHGFEFIFEKMKELENQMLTFSPYGGRMSKISEFAKPFPHRAGNIAKIAYETNWEELGDEAATRNLNFTRVMYDYMTPFVSMNPREAFLNYRDLEIGVNSHGKNAYVEGMVYGHKYFKETNYKRLTRVKTRVDPNNFFRNEQSIPTLSS